In a single window of the Massilia oculi genome:
- the hutI gene encoding imidazolonepropionase: MTERIVDLLFTNVHLATMEDGYGELPDAALAVKDGRIAWIGKRLDAPPASRVHDCGGAWMTPGLVDCHTHVVHAGNRSNEWEARLNGATYEDIARQGGGIMSTVRATREASIDELVAASLPRVRALLAEGVTTLEIKSGYGLEQGAEERMLRAARRIGALLPVRVATTFLGAHALPPEFAGRQDDYVTEVCERMLPALAEQGLVDAVDAFCERIGFTHAQTGRVFDAARKLDLPLKLHAEQLSDQGGAELVARYRGLSADHLEHLSPQGIAAMARAGTVAVLLPGAYYFLRETVMPPIDALREAGVPIAVATDCNPGTSPMTSLLLAMNMACTLWRLTPQEALLGATAYGALALGLQAEIGTLTVGKRADLALWKIARPADLAYAIGFNPCQAVVNGGVLRAPHLPA; encoded by the coding sequence ATGACTGAACGCATCGTGGATCTGCTGTTTACCAACGTCCACCTGGCGACGATGGAGGACGGCTACGGCGAACTGCCGGACGCCGCGCTGGCGGTGAAGGATGGCCGCATCGCCTGGATCGGCAAGCGCCTTGACGCCCCGCCGGCAAGCCGGGTGCACGATTGCGGCGGCGCCTGGATGACGCCGGGCCTGGTCGACTGCCATACCCACGTGGTCCACGCCGGCAACCGCAGCAACGAATGGGAAGCGCGCCTGAACGGCGCCACCTATGAAGACATCGCGCGCCAGGGCGGCGGCATCATGTCCACCGTGCGCGCGACCCGTGAAGCAAGTATCGACGAGCTGGTCGCGGCCAGCCTGCCGCGCGTGCGCGCCCTGCTGGCCGAGGGCGTGACCACGCTCGAGATCAAGTCCGGCTACGGCCTCGAACAGGGCGCCGAAGAACGCATGCTGCGCGCCGCGCGCCGCATCGGCGCGCTGCTGCCGGTGCGGGTGGCGACCACCTTCCTCGGCGCCCACGCGCTGCCGCCGGAATTCGCCGGCCGCCAGGACGATTACGTGACCGAAGTGTGCGAACGCATGCTGCCGGCGCTGGCGGAGCAAGGCCTGGTCGACGCAGTCGACGCCTTCTGCGAACGAATCGGGTTTACCCACGCCCAGACCGGGCGCGTGTTCGACGCCGCGCGCAAGCTCGACCTGCCGCTCAAGCTGCACGCCGAGCAGTTGTCGGACCAGGGCGGGGCGGAACTGGTGGCGCGCTACCGGGGCCTGTCGGCCGACCACCTGGAACACCTGAGCCCTCAGGGCATCGCGGCGATGGCGCGCGCGGGCACCGTGGCGGTGCTGCTGCCGGGGGCCTATTATTTTTTGCGCGAGACCGTGATGCCGCCGATCGATGCGCTGCGCGAGGCCGGCGTGCCGATAGCGGTGGCCACCGACTGCAATCCCGGCACCTCGCCGATGACCTCACTGCTGCTGGCGATGAATATGGCGTGCACCCTGTGGCGCCTGACGCCGCAGGAAGCCCTGCTGGGCGCGACCGCCTATGGCGCGCTGGCCCTGGGCCTGCAGGCCGAGATCGGCACCCTGACGGTCGGCAAGCGCGCCGACCTGGCCTTGTGGAAGATCGCCCGTCCCGCCGACCTGGCGTATGCGATCGGTTTCAATCCCTGCCAGGCCGTGGTCAATGGCGGCGTCCTGCGCGCGCCTCATCTTCCTGCCTAG
- a CDS encoding GNAT family N-acetyltransferase — translation MTIHFSIRPAQPQDVAHIHAMIVELAVFEKLEHMVVATEALLHEGLFGARPSCEAIVGEENGEVVTFALFFHNFSTFLTKKGLYLEDLYVKQAHRGKGYGTQMLQRLAQLAVERGCGRFEWSVLDWNEPAIQFYKAMGADVMPDWRICRVTGDSLLSLAQHSQSTQ, via the coding sequence ATGACTATCCATTTCTCCATCCGCCCCGCCCAGCCGCAAGACGTCGCCCACATCCACGCCATGATCGTGGAGCTGGCCGTATTTGAAAAACTCGAACACATGGTGGTCGCCACCGAAGCGCTGCTGCACGAAGGCCTGTTCGGCGCGCGTCCATCGTGCGAAGCGATCGTCGGCGAAGAAAACGGTGAAGTCGTCACCTTCGCCCTGTTCTTCCACAATTTCTCGACCTTCCTCACCAAGAAGGGCTTGTATCTGGAAGACCTGTACGTGAAGCAGGCACACCGCGGCAAGGGCTACGGCACGCAGATGCTGCAACGCCTGGCGCAGCTGGCGGTAGAACGCGGTTGCGGACGTTTCGAATGGTCTGTGCTGGACTGGAACGAGCCGGCCATCCAGTTTTACAAGGCCATGGGCGCGGATGTCATGCCCGATTGGCGCATTTGCCGCGTCACCGGCGATAGCCTGCTGTCGCTTGCGCAGCACAGCCAAAGCACGCAATAA
- a CDS encoding formimidoylglutamate deiminase, with protein sequence MTTALFARHALLPQGWRRDVLFEWDAHGDLTRVAPGATVSSGTRQAQYVLPGMVNLHSHAFQRALGGLTEVAGDGPDSFWTWRDLMYRFAARITPSQIEAIAAQLFAECLRHGYTSLCEFHYLQRDVGGAAYARPAETAQQLAVAGQATGMGLTLLPVLYSYAGFGEKPLAPAQARFRTNVDEVLGIVDALGPLRSGQLEVGAAPHSLRAATIDQIRELAAGLPGRPLHIHIAEQQGEVEQCLAHAGRRPVEYLMDHVALDARWCLVHATHLNETEVAALARSGAVAGLCPTTEANLGDGLFPLAPFIEAGGRFGIGSDSHVSQSPVEELRWLEYGQRLLHQKRNVAHTPAQRDVADFLWQAALHGGAAAAGRRVGRLEAGSRADLLVLDADHPNLDDVVEAEVLGRVVFCGNDNLVRDVLCGGRWVVENGRHMAQEAIAGRYRQALKELRAVSQEVAK encoded by the coding sequence ATGACGACTGCCCTGTTCGCGCGCCATGCGCTGCTGCCGCAGGGCTGGCGGCGCGACGTATTGTTCGAATGGGATGCGCACGGCGACCTGACCCGGGTGGCGCCCGGCGCCACGGTTTCTTCCGGCACGCGGCAGGCGCAATACGTCCTGCCAGGCATGGTCAACCTGCATTCGCACGCCTTCCAGCGCGCGCTGGGCGGCCTGACCGAAGTCGCGGGCGACGGGCCGGACAGCTTCTGGACCTGGCGCGACCTGATGTACCGCTTCGCGGCCCGCATCACCCCAAGCCAGATCGAGGCCATCGCGGCCCAGCTGTTCGCCGAGTGCCTGCGCCACGGCTATACCTCGCTGTGCGAGTTCCACTACCTGCAGCGCGACGTCGGCGGCGCCGCCTATGCGCGGCCGGCCGAGACGGCCCAGCAACTGGCGGTGGCGGGGCAGGCGACCGGCATGGGCCTGACCCTGCTGCCGGTGCTGTACAGCTATGCCGGTTTCGGTGAAAAACCGCTGGCGCCGGCGCAGGCGCGATTTCGGACGAACGTCGACGAGGTGCTCGGCATCGTCGATGCGCTGGGCCCGCTGCGCAGTGGACAACTGGAAGTCGGCGCAGCGCCGCACTCGCTGCGCGCGGCCACCATCGACCAGATCCGCGAATTGGCGGCTGGCCTGCCGGGCCGTCCGCTGCACATCCACATCGCCGAGCAGCAGGGCGAGGTGGAACAATGCCTGGCGCATGCCGGACGGCGTCCGGTCGAGTACCTGATGGACCACGTCGCGCTCGATGCGCGCTGGTGCCTGGTGCATGCGACCCACCTGAACGAGACGGAAGTCGCGGCGCTGGCAAGAAGCGGCGCCGTGGCCGGCCTGTGCCCGACCACCGAGGCCAACCTGGGCGACGGCCTGTTCCCGCTGGCGCCCTTCATCGAGGCGGGCGGGCGCTTCGGCATCGGCAGCGACAGCCATGTGTCGCAAAGCCCGGTGGAAGAGCTGCGCTGGCTCGAGTACGGGCAGCGCCTGCTGCACCAGAAACGCAACGTGGCGCACACGCCGGCCCAGCGCGATGTGGCCGACTTCCTGTGGCAGGCTGCGCTGCACGGCGGCGCGGCCGCGGCCGGGCGGCGCGTCGGGCGGCTCGAGGCCGGGAGCCGCGCCGACCTGCTGGTGCTGGACGCGGATCATCCAAACCTCGATGACGTCGTTGAGGCTGAGGTGCTCGGACGTGTTGTATTCTGTGGCAACGACAACCTGGTGCGCGACGTGCTGTGCGGCGGCCGCTGGGTGGTCGAGAACGGGCGCCACATGGCGCAGGAGGCGATCGCCGGGCGTTACCGGCAGGCGCTGAAGGAGTTGCGCGCAGTGTCCCAGGAGGTGGCGAAATGA
- a CDS encoding HutD/Ves family protein yields MTVLIPFAGLSPVPWKNGGGSTIEIAIGPLEAGFDDFDWRVSLATIAEDGAFSQFPGVDRTLALVDGHGLTLQIDGEPTLISDAEPVIAFDGASEVQARLNRGPTLDFNVMSRSERCWHQFGRRRLSGDSTFVARAEVTILFLAEGDSLQLASDDERIGLVRYDAVILDQGTVWSLEAGQATIFIVDVHYYSEDDDEAMYD; encoded by the coding sequence ATGACTGTCTTGATTCCCTTTGCAGGCTTGTCCCCGGTGCCGTGGAAGAACGGCGGCGGCAGCACGATCGAGATCGCGATCGGCCCACTGGAGGCCGGCTTCGACGATTTCGACTGGCGCGTCAGCCTGGCGACCATCGCCGAGGACGGCGCGTTCTCGCAGTTCCCCGGCGTGGACCGCACCCTGGCGCTGGTCGACGGCCATGGCCTGACCTTGCAGATCGACGGCGAGCCGACCCTGATCAGCGACGCCGAACCCGTGATCGCCTTCGACGGCGCCTCGGAAGTGCAGGCCCGGCTCAATCGCGGGCCGACCCTGGACTTCAACGTCATGTCGCGCAGCGAACGCTGCTGGCACCAGTTCGGGCGGCGCCGCCTGAGCGGCGACTCCACCTTCGTGGCGCGCGCCGAGGTGACGATCCTGTTCCTGGCCGAGGGCGACAGCCTGCAACTGGCCAGCGACGACGAGCGCATCGGCCTGGTGCGCTACGACGCCGTGATCCTCGACCAGGGCACGGTATGGTCGCTGGAGGCAGGGCAGGCCACGATCTTCATCGTCGACGTCCACTACTATTCCGAGGACGACGACGAGGCGATGTATGACTGA